A region of Streptomyces paludis DNA encodes the following proteins:
- a CDS encoding Uma2 family endonuclease: MSAAPEHGLEPRYEWPIPPAGGWTADDLDRIPGLPPHAELIDGSLVLMSPQTRFHMRTMRLLENILLDQVPDDLDVDREMTIRIDAKNRPEPDILVFLAEGATGPRQTWHRPEDIVLAIEVVSEDSLERDRDVKPRKYAEAGVRHFWRVEEERGLPVVYSYERDPATQVYVPTGIHRERLVLKEPFPIEIDLTAVNRRRSAEG; the protein is encoded by the coding sequence ATGAGCGCCGCACCTGAGCACGGGCTGGAACCGCGTTATGAGTGGCCGATCCCGCCCGCCGGGGGCTGGACCGCAGATGACCTCGACCGGATTCCGGGCCTCCCGCCGCATGCTGAGCTGATCGACGGGAGCCTTGTCCTGATGAGTCCGCAGACCCGATTTCATATGCGCACCATGCGTCTGCTGGAGAACATCCTTCTCGATCAGGTGCCCGATGACCTCGACGTCGACCGTGAGATGACCATCAGGATCGACGCCAAGAACCGCCCGGAGCCGGACATCCTGGTGTTCCTGGCAGAGGGGGCCACCGGCCCGAGGCAGACCTGGCACCGGCCGGAGGACATCGTTCTCGCCATCGAAGTCGTCTCCGAGGACTCTTTGGAGCGCGACCGCGATGTGAAGCCCCGCAAGTACGCGGAAGCGGGGGTACGGCACTTCTGGCGTGTGGAGGAGGAGCGCGGTCTGCCCGTCGTCTACAGCTATGAACGTGACCCGGCCACGCAGGTGTATGTACCGACCGGTATTCACCGTGAGCGGCTTGTGCTGAAAGAGCCATTTCCGATCGAGATCGATCTGACGGCGGTCAACCGGCGCCGTTCCGCGGAGGGCTGA